A DNA window from Leishmania donovani BPK282A1 complete genome, chromosome 25 contains the following coding sequences:
- a CDS encoding RNA-binding protein, putative, UPB1 encodes MHAPTLYHRQILCSLLFSFFCVFAFSTSFFAQPRAAPFRLCQPSLFSSFSLLH; translated from the coding sequence atgcatgcaccTACACTCTATCATCGGCAGATTCTTtgctctcttcttttctcttttttttgtgttttcgccttctccacctcaTTTTTCGCTCAGCCTCGCGCAGCCCCTTTTCGCCTCTGCCAACCCTCCTTATTTtcatctttctctcttctccactAA